Below is a window of Acidobacteriota bacterium DNA.
CCGAATCGACTTCGTCTTCATAGAAGTCGGCAATTTTCTGCAGCATGGCGTCCATGGCACCGGTCGCTTCACCGACGCCGATCATCTGCGTCACCATGTTCGGAAAGACACCGCATTCGCGCAACGGGTCGACGATGGTGCGGCCCTCTTCGATCGCTTTACGCACTTTCATCAACGCTTCTTCGAGCACTGCGTTGCCGGACGTGCGCGCGGTAATGGCCAAGCCTTCCAGAATCGGCACACCTGAAGTGATCAGGGTGCCCAGGGTTCGGGTAAACCGGGCCACGGCGATCTTACGAAGCAAAATGCCGATGGCGGGCAACTTCAGCAAGGCAGCATCGAAATAGTAGCGGCCACGCGGATCTTTCCGGACTTGTTTCATCCCGAAGAAGATCGCCACAGAGCCGATGATGAAGAACCACCAGAAGTGGCCAACGAAGTTACTGAGTCCGATTACGATTCGGGTTGGCAGAGGCAGCGCCACGCCCAAGCCGACAAAAAGGTTGGCGAAGATCGGGACCACCCACTTCAACAGCGCGCCGACGATGATGACGGCGATGGAAACCACGGCCACGGGATAGATCAACGCCGACTTTACCGCCGACCGCAGTTTGACTGCCTTTTCAACGTATTGCGCAAGACGTTGCAAAATGATGTCGAGAATACCGCCG
It encodes the following:
- a CDS encoding type II secretion system F family protein, translated to MPVFTFSGKTNSGEKVQGERAAPNKESLASALRRERITPGSIREKGKEFALPTFGSAKIKVKDIAVFFRQFSVMIDAGLPLVQCLEILAANQENPNFQKTLVGVRTTVEGGSTLANAMRLYPKVFDDLTTNMIEAGETGGILDIILQRLAQYVEKAVKLRSAVKSALIYPVAVVSIAVIIVGALLKWVVPIFANLFVGLGVALPLPTRIVIGLSNFVGHFWWFFIIGSVAIFFGMKQVRKDPRGRYYFDAALLKLPAIGILLRKIAVARFTRTLGTLITSGVPILEGLAITARTSGNAVLEEALMKVRKAIEEGRTIVDPLRECGVFPNMVTQMIGVGEATGAMDAMLQKIADFYEDEVDSATKDMLAMLEPIIIGMLGITVGGIVISLYMPLFSMISKLAG